In Euphorbia lathyris chromosome 10, ddEupLath1.1, whole genome shotgun sequence, a single genomic region encodes these proteins:
- the LOC136208179 gene encoding iridoid oxidase-like, with protein sequence MEWSFILACFVFLFLSLCLITLILNQRHSRTASKHRPPGPPAWPIIGNIFDLENLPHRSLYELRFKYGPVIWLRLGFTNTLVIQSAKAAEHLFKNHDVPYSDRKVPDALTAGNYNKGSLALCRYGSDWRMLRRLVTLELTTGKKVIESVNIRRKCVDRMIRFIEEDASEARSRGESGEIVLSRYVFVMTFNLIGNLVFSRDSVDSHSEEGSEFFDALDEFVKLSGIPNLADFFPLLKVFDPQRIRKNMEGALARTMNVVEKFMNERIEEKKLIKKKETKDFLDSVLELQTDDKMSTHNMLIIIMEIFFAGTETTSGTIDWIMTELFRNPQSMERVKEELNRVIGSKRKVEESDIDELPYLRAVIKESMRLHPVVPFLLPRNTTEETKFMRYVIPKDTQVFVNAWAIGRDAEAWEDPLSFNPERFLGSNIDYRGQNFELISFESGRRTCVGMALAHHILHLIVGSLLHSFDWEYHSEAIDMKEKLGINIKKLVPLKAIPKVKKKMVE encoded by the exons ATGGAGTGGAGCTTTATTCTTGCTTGCtttgttttccttttcctttccctttgtttaaTAACTCTGATTCTGAACCAAAGACATTCAAGAACTGCTTCCAAGCACCGACCACCAGGTCCACCGGCGTGGCCAATCATCGGCAACATCTTCGATCTCGAAAACCTCCCACACCGGAGTTTATACGAACTTAGGTTCAAGTACGGTCCAGTAATTTGGTTGAGACTCGGGTTCACTAACACCCTTGTAATTCAATCCGCCAAAGCAGCTGAACATCTTTTCAAGAATCACGATGTTCCATATTCCGACAGAAAAGTTCCTGATGCTTTAACTGCTGGTAACTACAACAAAGGATCTCTTGCTCTATGCCGGTACGGCTCCGATTGGCGAATGCTACGCCGTTTAGTCACACTTGAGCTCACCACCGGCAAGAAAGTCATCGAATCTGTTAATATTCGGCGAAAATGCGTGGACAGGATGATAAGATTCATCGAGGAAGATGCATCAGAAGCTCGTTCTAGAGGAGAATCAGGAGAAATAGTGTTATCTAGGTATGTTTTTGTTATGACATTTAACTTGATCGGAAACCTTGTTTTTTCCAGGGATTCAGTAGATTCTCATTCTGAAGAAGGTTCTGAGTTCTTTGATGCATTGGATGAGTTCGTGAAATTGAGTGGGATTCCTAATCTGGCTGACTTCTTCCCGTTATTGAAAGTGTTTGATCCGCAGAGGATCAGGAAGAACATGGAAGGGGCGTTGGCAAGAACTATGAATGTAGTGGAGAAGTTCATGAATGAAAggattgaagaaaaaaaa ctcataaaaaaaaaagagactaAGGACTTTTTGGATTCTGTTTTGGAGCTTCAAACTGATGATAAGATGTCAACTCACAATATGCTCATAATCATAATG GAAATATTTTTTGCTGGAACAGAAACTACGAGTGGAACTATTGATTGGATAATGACAGAACTGTTTCGTAACCCACAATCAATGGAAAGAGTTAAAGAAGAGCTTAATCGAGTTATCGGATCCAAAAGAAAAGTTGAAGAGAGTGATATAGATGAATTGCCATATTTACGAGCAGTAATTAAAGAATCAATGCGATTACATCCTGTAGTTCCATTTTTACTTCCACGGAATACAACAGAAGAAACAAAATTCATGAGATATGTTATACCAAAAGATACACAAGTCTTTGTAAATGCTTGGGCAATAGGAAGAGACGCAGAAGCTTGGGAAGATCCATTGAGTTTTAATCCTGAGAGATTTTTAGGATCTAATATTGATTATAGAGGTCAAAACTTTGAGTTGATttcatttgaatctggaagaAGGACTTGTGTGGGAATGGCGTTGGCTCATCATATACTTCATCTCATAGTTGGCTCATTGCTTCATAGTTTTGATTGGGAGTATCATTCAGAAGCAATAGATATGAAAGAAAAGTTGGGAATCAATATTAAGAAGCTTGTACCTTTGAAAGCTATACCTAAGGTTAAGAAAAAAATGGTGGAATGA